The following coding sequences lie in one Onychomys torridus chromosome X, mOncTor1.1, whole genome shotgun sequence genomic window:
- the LOC118574127 gene encoding toll-like receptor 13 produces MPGAVKMSWGSFVPSLQLLLLFIGLSLLSLVETYGFNKCTQYEFDIHHVFCIRKKITNLTDAISDIPRYTTHLNLTENYIQILPAQSFTNVPALVDLRLEWNFIWKIDEGAFRGLENLTLLNLVENKIQSVNDSFEGLSSLETLLLNHNQITHIHQKAFAPLVKLKYLSLARNNIANFSVILEAVQHLPCLEYLDLTNNSIIYLAHSPKSLLSLLYLSFQGNGLMELNFSALSLPNLTTLSASQNGHGVIQNVYLETLPQLRRLNLSGTSVKLEMLSAKHLQNIRVMDLSNRELRHGHVNVKAVCHLLRNLPMLEALVFQKNATNAEGIKHLAKCTKLLFLDLGQNSDLVHLNDSEFDALPSLQRLNLNMCQLSFVSNKTWSSLQNLTILDLSHNKFKSFPDFAFSPLKGLKSLFLSRNPITELNNLAFSGLFSLKELNLAGCWIVTIDRYSFAQFPNLELLDLGANNIRTLNRGTFRCLKKLNVLILSHNRLEIIEPSAFSGLSCLHHLDLVYNSLSYFHEHLFSSLEKLQVLKLSFNKIKYETTRTLQHPPFMKLKSLKQLSLEGQQNGIQVVPSNFFQGLSSLQELLLGKNPSIFLDHHQFDPLINLTKLDISGTKGGDRSLYLNASLFKKLKRLKILRLENNNLDSLVPGMFSSLQSLQVLSLRFNNLKVINQSHLENLKSLMFFDVYGNKLQCNCDNMWFKNWSMNTGEVHIPFLRSYPCQQPDSQSLLIDFDDAMCNFDLGMVYFFCSFSIVLTTMVFSWFSAKMISSLWYGLYICRAWYLTKWNKTEKKFLYDAFVSFSATDEEWVYGELVPALEEGSQTTFKLCLHHRDFEPGIDIFENIQNAINTSRKTLCVVSNQYLHSEWCRLEVQLASMKMFYEHKDVIILIFLEEIPNYRLSSYHRLRKLVKRQTFITWPDSAHQQPLFWARIRNALGNETVEKENTHLIVVE; encoded by the coding sequence ATGCCTGGGGCAGTCAAGATGAGTTGGGGCAGCTTTGTGCCTTCTCTACAGCTTCTGCTCCTGTTCATCGGGCTTTCTCTGCTGTCTTTGGTGGAGACATATGGGTTCAATAAGTGCACACAGTATGAATTTGATATTCACCATGTGTTCTGCATTCGGAAGAAGATCACCAACTTGACAGATGCCATCAGTGACATACCCAGATACACTACTCACCTCAACCTGACAGAGAACTACATTCAAATCCTTCCTGCCCAGAGCTTCACTAATGTGCCTGCTCTGGTGGACCTGAGACTAGAGTGGAATTTCATTTGGAAGATTGATGAAGGTGCCTTTAGGGGACTGGAAAACTTGACCCTTCTGAATTTAGTGGAAAATAAGATCCAAAGTGTGAATGACTCCTTTGAGGGCCTGTCCAGCTTGGAGACCTTGCTCCTGAATCACAATCAGATTACCCATATTCACCAAAAAGCCTTTGCTCCTCTGGTCAAGTTGAAATATTTGAGCCTAGCTCGAAACAACATTGCCAATTTTTCTGTGATTCTTGAAGCAGTCCAGCATCTCCCGTGCCTGGAGTACCTTGATCTTACTAACAACAGCATTATCTACTTGGCCCACAGCCCGAAGTCATTGCTTTCTCTGCTCTACCTGAGTTTCCAGGGGAACGGACTAATGGAGTTAAACTTCTCTGCTTTGTCACTGCCTAATCTGACCACTCTAAGTGCTTCCCAGAATGGCCACGGCGTCATTCAGAATGTGTATCTGGAAACTCTGCCCCAACTCAGGCGCTTGAATCTGAGTGGAACATCGGTGAAACTGGAGATGCTTTCAGCCAAACACCTGCAGAATATAAGGGTTATGGACCTCAGTAACCGGGAGCTTAGACATGGCCATGTAAATGTGAAAGCTGTTTGTCACCTCCTCAGAAACCTACCCATGTTAGAGGCACTGGTTTTTCAGAAAAATGCCACCAACGCAGAGGGCATTAAGCATCTGGCCAAGTGTACCAAGCTTTTGTTCCTTGACCTGGGCCAAAACAGTGATTTGGTTCATCTCAATGACAGTGAGTTCGATGCTCTACCCAGTCTCCAAAGACTGAATCTAAACATGTGCCAGCTATCCTTCGTCAGCAACAAGACCTGGAGTTCTCTGCAGAACTTGACCATCCTAGATCTGAGCCACAACAAGTTTAAAAGCTTTCCAGATTTTGCGTTTTCACCCTTGAAGGGCCtgaagtctctctttctctcaagaaACCCCATCACAGAACTCAATAACCTGGCCTTCAGTGGGCTATTTTCACTGAAGGAGCTCAACTTAGCTGGGTGCTGGATAGTAACAATTGACAGGTATTCTTTTGCTCAGTTTCCAAATTTAGAGCTCTTAGATCTTGGAGCCAACAATATCCGGACTCTCAACCGTGGAACCTTCCGATGTCTGAAAAAACTCAATGTTTTGATTCTCTCCCACAACCGCCTGGAAATTATAGAGCCGAGCGCCTTTTCCGGCCTCTCTTGCCTACATCACCTTGACCTAGTGTACAATAGCTTGTCATATTTTCATGAACACCTTTTCTCCAGCCTGGAAAAGCTGCAGGTTTTGAAACTCAGTTTTAATAAGATCAAATATGAAACCACTAGGACCCTTCAGCATCCTCCATTTATGAAGCTCAAGTCTTTGAAGCAGCTCAGTCTAGAAGGACAACAAAATGGGATTCAGGTTGTTCCAAGCAACTTTTTCCAAGGGTTGAGTAGCTTGCAGGAGTTACTCCTAGGAAAAAATCCCTCCATATTCCTGGACCACCACCAATTTGACCCTCTGATTAATCTCACCAAGTTGGATATCTCAGGAACAAAAGGTGGAGATCGAAGTCTCTATTTAAATGCTTCCTTATTCAAAAAACTCAAAAGGCTAAAGATCCTGCGCCTTGAAAATAACAACTTAGATTCATTGGTTCCTGGCATGTTCTCCAGCTTACAGAGCCTACAGGTCTTATCTTTAAGATTCAACAACTTGAAGGTCATTAATCAAAGTCATCTGGAGAATCTGAAATCATTGATGTTTTTTGATGTCTATGGGAACAAACTTCAGTGCAACTGTGACAATATGTGGTTCAAGAATTGGTCAATGAACACAGGGGAGGTCCACATCCCCTTCCTCCGGAGCTACCCTTGTCAGCAGCCAGACAGCCAGAGTTTGCTTATAGATTTTGATGATGCCATGTGTAATTTTGACTTGGGAATGGTCTACTTCTTCTGTTCCTTCAGTATAGTTCTCACCACCATGGTCTTCTCTTGGTTCAGTGCCAAGATGATTTCTTCTCTGTGGTATGGTTTGTACATATGTAGGGCTTGGTACCTCACTAAATGGAATAAAACAGAGAAGAAGTTCTTGTATGATGCCTTTGTCTCTTTCTCAGCCACCGATGAGGAGTGGGTGTATGGGGAGCTTGTTCCAGCCCTAGAAGAAGGCAGCCAGACCACCTTTAAGCTCTGTCTTCACCACCGGGACTTTGAACCTGGCATTGACATCTTCGAGAACATCCAGAATGCAATCAACACAAGCCGGAAAACTTTGTGTGTGGTCAGTAACCAGTACCTGCACAGTGAATGGTGCCGGCTTGAAGTCCAGCTGGCCAGCATGAAGATGTTCTATGAGCACAAGGATGTCATTATCTTGATCTTCCTTGAAGAGATTCCTAACTACAGGCTGTCCAGCTACCACCGACTCAGGAAACTCGtaaaaagacagacatttatcaccTGGCCAGACAGTGCTCATCAGCAGCCACTCTTCTGGGCTCGCATTAGAAATGCATTGGGCAATGAGactgtggagaaagaaaatacacatcTAATTGTTGTCGAGTGA